In one window of Bos taurus isolate L1 Dominette 01449 registration number 42190680 breed Hereford chromosome 4, ARS-UCD2.0, whole genome shotgun sequence DNA:
- the CALU gene encoding calumenin precursor (The RefSeq protein has 1 substitution compared to this genomic sequence) — translation MDLRQFLMCLSLCTAFALSKPTEKKDRVHHEPQLSDKVHNDAQSFDYDHDAFLGAEEAKTFDQLTPEESKERLGMIVDKIDADKDGFVTEGELKSWIKHAQKKYIYDNVENQWQEFDLNQDGLISWDEYRNVTYGTYLDDPDPDDGFNYKQMMVRDERRFKMADKDGDLIATKEEFTAFLHPEEYDYMKDIVVQEPMEDIDKNADGFIDLEEYIGDMYSHDGNADEPEWVKTEREQFVEFRDKNRDGKMDKEETKDWILPSDYDHAEAEARHLVYESDQNKDGKLTKEEIVDKYDLFVGSQATDFGEALVRHDEF, via the exons ATGGACCTGCGACAGTTTCTTATGTGCCTGTCCCTGTGCACGGCCTTTGCCTTGAGCAAGCCCACAGAAAAGAAGGACCGCGTACATCATGAGCCTCAGCTCAGTGACAAGGTTCACAATGATGCTCAGAGTTTCGATTATGACCACGACGCCTTCTTGGGTGCCGAAGAAGCAAAAACCTTTGATCAGCTGACACCAGAAGAGAGCAAGGAAAGACTTGG AATGATTGTAGATAAAATAGACGCGGATAAAGATGGGTTTGTGACGGAGGGGGAGCTGAAATCCTGGATTAAGCACGCCCAGAAGAAATACATATATGACAATGTTGAAAACCAATGGCAGGAGTTTGATTTGAATCAAGACGGCTTAATCTCCTGGGATGAGTACAGAAACGTGACTTATGGCACTTACCTGG ATGATCCAGACCCTGATGATGGATTTAACTATAAACAGATGATGGTTAGAGATGAGCGGAGGTTTAAAATGGCAGACAAGGATGGAGACCTGATTGCCACAAAGGAGGAATTCACAGCTTTTCTGCACCCTGAGGAGTATGACTACATGAAGGACATAGTAGTACAG GAAACAATGGAAGATATAGATAAGAATGCTGATGGTTTCATTGATCTGGAGGAGTATATTG GTGATATGTACAGCCATGATGGAAATGCTGATGAGCCAGAGTGGGTCAAGACGGAGAGAGAACAGTTTGTTGAGTTTCGAGATAAGAACCGTGATGGAAAGATGGATAAGGAAGAGACCAAAGACTGGATTCTCCCCTCAGATTATGACCatgctgaggcagaagccagGCACCTGGTCTATGAATCAGACCAAAACAAG GATGGCAAGCTTACCAAGGAGGAGATTGTTGACAAGTATGATTTATTTGTGGGCAGCCAGGCCACAGATTTTGGTGAGGCCTTAGTACGACATGATGAGTTCTGA
- the LOC104968435 gene encoding nucleoside diphosphate kinase B, giving the protein MAHAERTFIAIKPDGVQRGLVGEIIKRFEQKGFRLVAMKFLQASEELLKQHYIDLKDRPFFPGLVKYMNSGPVVAMVWEGLNVVKTGRVMLGETNPADSKPGTIRGDFCIQVGRNIIHGNDSVKSAEKEINLWFKPEELIEYKPCAFDWIYE; this is encoded by the coding sequence ATGGCCCACGCGGAGCGCACCTTTATTGCTATCAAGCCGGACGGCGTGCAGCGCGGCCTGGTGGGCGAGATCATCAAGCGCTTCGAGCAGAAGGGATTCCGCCTTGTGGCCATGAAGTTCCTTCAGGCCTCTGAGGAACTCCTGAAGCAGCACTACATTGACCTGAAAGACCGCCCATTCTTTCCCGGCCTGGTGAAGTACATGAACTCAGGGCCAGTTGTGGCCATGGTCTGGGAGGGCCTGAATGTAGTGAAGACAGGACGAGTGATGCTTGGGGAGACCAACCCAGCAGATTCTAAGCCGGGCACCATTCGTGGTGACTTCTGCATTCAAGTTGGCAGGAACATCATTCATGGCAATGATTCAGTAAAAAGTGCTGAGAAAGAGATCAACTTGTGGTTTAAGCCCGAAGAATTGATTGAATACAAGCCTTGTGCTTTTGACTGGATATATGAATAA
- the CALU gene encoding calumenin isoform X1, with protein sequence MDLRQFLMCLSLCTAFALSKPTEKKDRVHHEPQLSDKVHNDAQSFDYDHDAFLGAEEAKTFDQLTPEESKERLGKIVSKIDGDKDGFVTVDELKDWIKFAQKRWIYEDVERQWKGHDLNEDGLVSWEEYKNATYGYVLDDPDPDDGFNYKQMMVRDERRFKMADKDGDLIATKEEFTAFLHPEEYDYMKDIVVQETMEDIDKNADGFIDLEEYIGDMYSHDGNADEPEWVKTEREQFVEFRDKNRDGKMDKEETKDWILPSDYDHAEAEARHLVYESDQNKDGKLTKEEIVDKYDLFVGSQATDFGEALVRHDEF encoded by the exons ATGGACCTGCGACAGTTTCTTATGTGCCTGTCCCTGTGCACGGCCTTTGCCTTGAGCAAGCCCACAGAAAAGAAGGACCGCGTACATCATGAGCCTCAGCTCAGTGACAAGGTTCACAATGATGCTCAGAGTTTCGATTATGACCACGACGCCTTCTTGGGTGCCGAAGAAGCAAAAACCTTTGATCAGCTGACACCAGAAGAGAGCAAGGAAAGACTTGG AAAGATTGTAAGTAAAATAGATGGCGACAAGGACGGGTTTGTCACTGTGGATGAGCTCAAAGACTGGATTAAATTTGCACAAAAGCGCTGGATTTACGAGGACGTAGAGCGGCAGTGGAAGGGGCATGACCTCAATGAGGACGGCCTCGTTTCCTGGGAGGAGTATAAAAATGCCACCTACGGCTACGTTTTAG ATGATCCAGACCCTGATGATGGATTTAACTATAAACAGATGATGGTTAGAGATGAGCGGAGGTTTAAAATGGCAGACAAGGATGGAGACCTGATTGCCACAAAGGAGGAATTCACAGCTTTTCTGCACCCTGAGGAGTATGACTACATGAAGGACATAGTAGTACAG GAAACAATGGAAGATATAGATAAGAATGCTGATGGTTTCATTGATCTGGAGGAGTATATTG GTGATATGTACAGCCATGATGGAAATGCTGATGAGCCAGAGTGGGTCAAGACGGAGAGAGAACAGTTTGTTGAGTTTCGAGATAAGAACCGTGATGGAAAGATGGATAAGGAAGAGACCAAAGACTGGATTCTCCCCTCAGATTATGACCatgctgaggcagaagccagGCACCTGGTCTATGAATCAGACCAAAACAAG GATGGCAAGCTTACCAAGGAGGAGATTGTTGACAAGTATGATTTATTTGTGGGCAGCCAGGCCACAGATTTTGGTGAGGCCTTAGTACGACATGATGAGTTCTGA